In Oreochromis aureus strain Israel breed Guangdong linkage group 15, ZZ_aureus, whole genome shotgun sequence, a single genomic region encodes these proteins:
- the LOC116323158 gene encoding C-reactive protein-like isoform X2 → MESSSMLLFILLWTVGRSEVRDLSGKQFTFPSDPKSVNQPRVALRANTRLITVMTVCLRFFSQLNRMQGLFSLATRDHSNALMLNKDAEGSYKVHAGDDTYVFTKLPTNRMDWNSVCWTWDSRTGLTQLWLNGLRTSQKLVGQNYLVRGDLSIIVGQEQDAYGGGFDRNDSFEGDITDLHMWDRVVSACDLRSYMNQGSFSPGNLLNWNNLNFEVSGNVSIQDADFEEPVCQ, encoded by the exons atggagTCCTCATCGATGCTGCTCTTCATCCTTCTCTGGACTGTCGGAAGGAGTGAGGTTCGAG aTCTGTCGGGGAAACAGTTCACATTTCCCAGCGACCCCAAAAGCGTAAACCAGCCCCGCGTTGCTCTTCGTGCTAACACCCGCTTGATCACTGTCATGACTGTCTGCCTTCGCTTCTTCTCCCAGCTGAACCGGATGCAGGGGCTCTTCTCTTTGGCCACCCGAGACCACTCAAATGCTCTGATGCTAAATAAAGATGCTGAGGGGTCCTACAAGGTCCACGCGGGCGACGACACCTACGTCTTCACAAAGCTACCCACCAACAGGATGGACTGGAACTCGGTCTGTTGGACCTGGGACTCTCGGACCGGGCTGACCCAGCTCTGGTTGAACGGACTTCGAACCTCACAGAAGTTGGTAGGACAGAACTATCTGGTCCGTGGTGATCTGAGCATCATTGTCGGTCAGGAGCAGGATGCATACGGAGGTGGGTTTGACAGGAATGACTCGTTTGAAGGTGACATTACCGACCTGCACATGTGGGACCGGGTGGTGTCTGCGTGCGACCTCAGGTCCTACATGAATCAGGGCTCCTTCTCTCCAGGAAACCTCCTCAACTGGAACAACCTGAACTTTGAGGTGTCAGGGAACGTCTCCATCCAGGACGCAGATTTTGAGGAACCAGTCTGTCAGTAA
- the LOC116323158 gene encoding C-reactive protein-like isoform X1, with protein sequence MSVSNAALRSSRTSTEMSPLSEAIRRSFVIFTKAAYSPVEVLLFLIIIIMESSSMLLFILLWTVGRSEVRDLSGKQFTFPSDPKSVNQPRVALRANTRLITVMTVCLRFFSQLNRMQGLFSLATRDHSNALMLNKDAEGSYKVHAGDDTYVFTKLPTNRMDWNSVCWTWDSRTGLTQLWLNGLRTSQKLVGQNYLVRGDLSIIVGQEQDAYGGGFDRNDSFEGDITDLHMWDRVVSACDLRSYMNQGSFSPGNLLNWNNLNFEVSGNVSIQDADFEEPVCQ encoded by the exons ATGTCAG tatcgaacgctgcactgaggtccagcaggacaagcacagagatgagtccactgtcagaggccataagaagatcatttgtaatcTTCACTAAAGCTGCTTACT CTCCAGTGGAAGTCCTCTTgtttctcatcatcatcatcatggagTCCTCATCGATGCTGCTCTTCATCCTTCTCTGGACTGTCGGAAGGAGTGAGGTTCGAG aTCTGTCGGGGAAACAGTTCACATTTCCCAGCGACCCCAAAAGCGTAAACCAGCCCCGCGTTGCTCTTCGTGCTAACACCCGCTTGATCACTGTCATGACTGTCTGCCTTCGCTTCTTCTCCCAGCTGAACCGGATGCAGGGGCTCTTCTCTTTGGCCACCCGAGACCACTCAAATGCTCTGATGCTAAATAAAGATGCTGAGGGGTCCTACAAGGTCCACGCGGGCGACGACACCTACGTCTTCACAAAGCTACCCACCAACAGGATGGACTGGAACTCGGTCTGTTGGACCTGGGACTCTCGGACCGGGCTGACCCAGCTCTGGTTGAACGGACTTCGAACCTCACAGAAGTTGGTAGGACAGAACTATCTGGTCCGTGGTGATCTGAGCATCATTGTCGGTCAGGAGCAGGATGCATACGGAGGTGGGTTTGACAGGAATGACTCGTTTGAAGGTGACATTACCGACCTGCACATGTGGGACCGGGTGGTGTCTGCGTGCGACCTCAGGTCCTACATGAATCAGGGCTCCTTCTCTCCAGGAAACCTCCTCAACTGGAACAACCTGAACTTTGAGGTGTCAGGGAACGTCTCCATCCAGGACGCAGATTTTGAGGAACCAGTCTGTCAGTAA